From Ananas comosus cultivar F153 linkage group 8, ASM154086v1, whole genome shotgun sequence, one genomic window encodes:
- the LOC109714089 gene encoding uncharacterized protein LOC109714089 — MSCARSNKMVKSVSKTASSSSSTPAAASLTVLLYSTPNPRANEVSHLDTGKSSAANDKMESPKRDPALPLTRGEILQIKVSCGIINKGAESSMAQTSVVLLPSPVQKKVDGEIFQITNVYDPIGNTPKFPSRSLDVFVISLEACGPLGNFNVLFSLRDKNGSSSNISDILLFRETVNDIGLIDLPLLNKSYTWSNGRRTPTLERLDRAFISHDWVRDFLASLFNHVCGRIKCVVLYSFDH; from the exons ATGTCATGTGCAAGAAGCAACAAAATGGTGAAATCTGTCTCAAAAACAGCAAGTTCCTCCTCATCCACGCCGGCAGCCGCCTCACTCACGGTTCTCCTCTATTCAACTCCCAACCCGCGGGCAAACGAGGTGTCGCACCTGGACACTGGCAAGTCTTCCGCTGCAAATGATAAGATGGAATCTCCTAAGAGGGATCCTGCGCTCCCTCTCACCCGAGGTGAAATTTTGCAGATCAAGGTTTCTTGTGGTATTATCAACAAAGGAGCAGAATCTTCCATGGCGCAAACTTCCGTAGTACTCCTCCCATCCCCGGTCCA GAAAAAGGTGGATGGGGAAATCTTCCAGATTACAAATGTTTACGATCCCATCGGCAATACCCCGAAATTTCCTTCTAGGAGCTTAGATGTATTCGTGATCTCTCTCGAGGCTTGTGGGCCTCTTGGGAATTTCAATGTTTTATTCTCCCTTCGAGACAAAAACGGTTCGTCGTCTAACATCTCCGATATTTTGCTCTTTAGGGAAACAGTGAATGATATTGGGCTGATCGACCTTCCTCTCCTGAACAAATCCTACACGTGGTCCAATGGAAGGCGCACTCCGACTCTAGAACGTCTTGACCGGGCCTTCATCTCGCATGATTGG GTTCGAGACTTTCTGGCTTCGCTATTCAACCATGTTTGTGGTCGTATCAAATGCGTGGTCTTATACTCCTTCGACCACTGA
- the LOC109714091 gene encoding uncharacterized protein LOC109714091 translates to MDSLDFMSAAIHFCSGAPGWISWHVIRLQKRASTRRPLSPLLFILCIDVLYRMLQLAVASSSLPAVGIGKVQVHTLQFADDILLFFDGSSRSVTIIKIILDTFSASSGLKINYNKSSLIPIHLPSAHALVMASSLGCSIQSFPLTYLGLPLSPRALHKVEYLPLIEKISNQILVKNWVRRFASHATLGFNSAQCPEESQELQQLAALISTLDFSASPNDSLVWHWNNTKRFSVRSAYNFLTYDGINNFSTLFLWKLKILLRVKLFMWLAAKKKVLTTDNLTKRGWIGLSICVLCNSDEDTIDHLLLHYTFARSVWMWLLQTTPTGLLLLTNHSEGIVDRWCRQRRAVLGENKIFFDLCFAETCWELWKEEIEEFSKIG, encoded by the exons ATGGATTCGCTAGATTTCATGTCTGCTGCAATCCACTTCTGCAGTGGTGCTCCTGGATGGATATCCTGGCACGTCATTCGCTTGCAAAAGAGGGCTTCGACAAGGCGGCCCCTATCTCCTCTCCTTTTTATCTTATGCATTGATGTGCTATACCGAATGCTACAACTTGCTGTCGCATCGAGCTCCCTTCCTGCGGTAGGCATAGGAAAGGTACAGGTTCACACCTTACAATTTGCGGACGACATACTCCTCTTCTTCGATGGGTCCAGCAGGTCTGTGACTATCATTAAGATCATCCTTGATACCTTCTCCGCGAGCTCAGGCCTTAAGATCAATTACAACAAGAGCTCCTTAATTCCGATTCACTTACCTAGTGCTCATGCTTTGGTAATGGCCAGCTCTCTTGGTTGCTCCATCCAGAGCTTCCCCTTAACTTATCTTGGACTTCCTCTATCTCCCAGGGCCCTTCATAAAGTGGAGTACTTGCCTCTAATTGAGAAGATCAGCAACC AGATCTTAGTCAAGAATTGGGTCCGCCGCTTCGCGTCGCATGCCACCCTGGGATTTAATTCCGCTCAATGTCCTGAAGAATCACAAGAGCTTCAGCAGTTGGCAGCATTGATCAGTACCTTAGATTTTTCTGCTTCCCCCAATGACTCGCTCGTTTGGCATTGGAACAACAccaaaaggttttctgtaaGAAGTGCTTATAATTTTCTTACTTACGACGGAATCAACAACTTCTCAACACTGTTCCTGTGGAAACTCAAGATACTGCTTAGGGTCAAATTATTCATGTGGCTAGCAGCGAAAAAAAAGGTCTTAACAACTGACAATCTGACCAAACGTGGATGGATCGGCCTTTCAATCTGCGTACTTTGCAACTCTGATGAAGATACTATTGATCATCTCTTGCTGCACTACACTTTTGCTAGATCTGTCTGGATGTGGTTGCTGCAAACTACTCCAACTGGACTTCTTTTGCTGACCAACCACTCCGAAGGGATTGTTGATCGATGGTGTCGACAGAGAAGGGCGGTGTTGggggaaaataaaattttctttgatCTATGCTTTGCGGAGACCTGCTGGGAGTTATGGAAAGAGGAAATAGAAGAATTTTCGAAAATTGGATGA